A stretch of Paenibacillus peoriae DNA encodes these proteins:
- a CDS encoding sporulation protein YjcZ: MGAYENTGGGGVWTSTAAILVLFILLVIITKSLWV; this comes from the coding sequence ATGGGTGCCTATGAAAATACAGGTGGCGGCGGTGTATGGACTTCTACAGCGGCAATTTTAGTGCTCTTTATTCTCTTAGTTATCATCACTAAATCACTTTGGGTTTAG
- a CDS encoding IS3 family transposase, with product MTGYYIRFYNQSRSQRKLNKLPPKEYRKQLIV from the coding sequence ATAACTGGCTACTATATTCGATTTTATAATCAAAGTCGATCACAACGAAAGTTAAATAAGTTGCCTCCGAAAGAATACCGAAAGCAGCTTATAGTCTAG